CTTGATTCAGGCGGGGTCCGGTGGGATTGGGACAGTTGCGATTCAACTGGCCAAGTCATTGGGAGCCTTTGTGGCAACGACCACCAGCGCAAAGAATACGGGTTTGGTCAGGCAGTTGGGGGCCGATCAGGTCATCGACTATCATCAAACGGCATTTGAAGATGTCTTGTTTGATTACGATGGCGTGTTTGATACACTGGGTGGTTCACAATTAGCTAACGCGTTTCAAGTCGTGAAACCCCGCGGCAAAGTAGTTTCAATTTCGGGTCTGCCAAATCGGGCATTCGCCCAGCAGGCTGGCCTGCCAATGTGGAAACAACTGGCGTTTTCCCTGGCTACAGCAAAAATGAGGCGACTGCAGCGCCAATTTCAGGTTGGCTATGAGTTTTTATTCATGAAACCTAGTGGGACCCAATTGTCCAAGATAACCAAAATGGTCGAACATGGGACCCTTCAGCCGGTCATTGATCGGGTGGTGCCGTTTTCCGATATCCAATCTGCTATGGATTACTCCGCAGCCGGCCGGTCCGTTGGAAAGATTGTTATTAAAATGGCTTAACGGGTAGAGTTCAAACAAAAAGACAGCGATGAGATTGTGCTCATGGCTGTCCTTTTAAATTACAATCGTTTTCGATTATCCTATTGATATCTCATGCCACCATCCACTAGAATTGATTGGCCGGTGATATAAGCGGCATCAGGGGATGCAAACCACGAAACGACTTTGGCAACGTCTTCTGGTGTCGCTTCTCTGCCCAGTGAGATTTCACTGAGGCAGTTTTTTTGTTGTTCAGCGACAGAGATTCCTTTGATTTCAGCGGTCCGTTTGTCGATGCCGTCTCTTAGAGGTGTTCTGACAATTCCTGGATCGTAAGCGTTAACGGTGATTTGGTCCTTTGCCAATTCCTTCGAAGCTGCTTGAGTAATTCCCCGAACGCCAAACTTTGAAATCGAATAAGCGCTTTGCAGAGCAGATGCCTCAACACCGGCCAGGGAGGCCGCGTTAACGATTCGACCACCGTGACCCTGTTTTTTGAATTGTTCGGCCGCCGCCTGGGTTCCCCAATAAGTTCCTAATAAATTGACATCCAATAATCGCCGGATGTCTTTTTCCGCGGAATCAACAATTTCGTTGATGAAAGCCACCCCGGCATTATTGACGTACACGGCAAGCTCACCAAGATCGGCAACCGCTTTTTGCACTAATTCAAAGACCCGTTCGCGGTCAGCCACGTCGATATGATACGATTTGGCAGTGTAGCCGTCGTTAGTCAAGTCTGCGGTTACCTTATCAGCTGTTTCCCCATTGATATCTGCGACTGCAATCGCGAACCCATCTTTTGCCAGTCGATGAGCGATGCCTTCTCCGATTCCTTGTCCTGCGCCAGTTACAATTGCTAATTTTGCCATGATTGCCACCCCAAATTTATAATTTTTTATTCATTAAATGAAAAAACGCTTCTGCAGCCAATGCTGCAGAAGCGAATAACACTTTACCATTCTGATTTATTTGACGATTACTCGTCAAACCTTGATAACCATCGAAAGTCGATGGTGTGTCTGCTAACGGGGACTCATCCGTCTGCTGCTCGTTATTGACTCACAACAACCAATCATCGGCCATCTTCATTTAAGTTGAATATTGGCTTCCATCAGCGCCAACTCTCTGATAGACAACTTCAAACTACTCACCGATTCATTTTGTTTAACAAATTATCATTTAATTAAAATTGAATATAGCGCTGTTTTTTTTATTTGTCAAACCATTTTGATTAATCTGCCGAATGCGGATTGTCTTTTTGACTGACCGGATAGCTCATCACATCGGCATCGAGAATATCGTATTTCTCCATCAAATTGTGTTCAACTTTTTCACCAATTGCATAGGCTGTTTTTAAATCGGTGTCATCATCCAGATAGATGCCGATTTTCATGACAATTTGATCTCCGAGCCACCGTGGCTCAATCCCTTCAATTCCGAGGACCCCAGGGATGGCACTAATGGTCTCACTATAACGTTGAATATCTTTTGGATCAAAACCTTCACTCAATCTCATAATGGTTGTTCTAAAAATACTAATTGATGAGTGGAGAATCAGGCAGCCGACAATCAAAGTTGCCACTCCATCCAGCCATTGGGCCCCCAGGTAGGCACCGCCAATGGAAAGAAATGTTCCAAAGCTGGTCCAGGCATCACTTTTAAGGTCTTGTCCGGAGGCGGTGAGAGCTTGATTTTTCAGCTGAATACCCTTGGTTTTATTGAACCGGGCCAAGATGCCAATGATCATGGCTGCAATGATGCTGACGCCCAGCGACCAGTCATTCGGTCGAATGGTGTGACCAGCCAGGAATCGCTGGACAGCAAAAACGCCGTCAACAAAAATTTGGATACTGACTGCAAACATGATTGTCGCAGATAAAAGTGCGGCAATATTTTCATACTGCCAGTGGCCCATCACGTGATTGGAGTCCGGTGGGCGCTTGGACATTTTCAGGCCAATGATTAAAATAGCTGCACCACAAACACCGGTGAGGTTATTCAGCCCATCGGCAATCAAAACGGTAATTTGTGCCAAATACCCAATGATCAGTTCGGCAACCATGATGGCCGAGTAGGCACTCAGGTTGACCCAGGTGATCTGCGAGGCTTCCTGAAGCTTGCTAAGTCGGTGCTGACGGTCGATTTGAATGTTTCGGCCGGCGTCATATTGATTTGTGTTTGCCATTTTATCACTTCCCAAATCGAAAACCTAAAGCAGCCGTCACTATAGATTGATGTCGATTCAGACGAAACCATCTTTCTTAAAAAAGCTACTACACCCCATTATATCGACTTTGTAGTGAGATGGTAGTTTGATGCTTTGAAATGTGACAAATCATTTAAAGTTTGCGTTTAGTTTCCGTTTTTCGCAACAAACCGTTTAATAATGCGCGTTTTTATGCTATTATTAACCAGTTAATTCAAATAAAGGGAGTTCATTATGACAATTTACTCTGGAAAAACCATCCAAGACGCCGTAGAACAGGGTTTAACCGCACTATCACTCACTTCGGACCAAGTTGAAGTTACCGTTATTCAACAACCTAAGAATGGATTTTTAGGTTTCGGTCGCAAACTTGCACAGGTTGAACTTGTCAGTAAAACTAACACTAAACAACAGACAAACCTTAATAAATCAACTAATCAGCCGGTTTCAGAATCAAAACAGCATGAGGAAGAAACTGAAAACGCCGTTGACATTGAAGAAGTTTCCCAAAAACTTGCCAACTATTTGAACGATGTTTTAGAAGCAATGGGCTTCTCGTTCAAATTGAAGCTCGATTTAAAGAATCGGCATTCAATCTATATTGACATTGATACTGACCAGGAGAGCCGCTTAATCGGCCGTCATGGCCGCACGATTAATGCGCTCCAAAACTTGTCACAGATTTTTATTAATCGACTGGGTGCCAACAACGTTACCGTTGAGTTGGATACCGCAAACTACCGTTCCAGAAGAAGCGAGTCGCTGGTTCAACTGGCCGATAAGACTGCTCGGAATGCCATTGCCAACGGCAAGCCAGTCTACTTGAACCCAATGCCGGCATTTGAACGCAAACAAATTCATAATGCTTTGGCTGACAATGATCACGTGATGACGTATTCAACCGGCAAAGAACCTCATCGTGTCATTGTCGTTGCACCAAAATAGTTCTCAAAATCAATTGACAAATGCATTGCTTTAAAATATTATGTAGGTAATCATTCTTATCTTAACTAGGTAAAGTAGTCAAAGTGCTTTATCCATGCTATCTTTTTTGGCATGGAGTGGCGCTTTTTTTGTGCTTTTAGATAAGTTTTGTGGTTAAATTAGAACACTATTCAATTATTCGTGGAGGGAAGCTTAATCATGGTTTTAACAACAACAGAATTTGATACGATTGCAGCGATTTCAACACCACCTGGTGAGGGCGGGATTTCGATTATCCGCATTAGCGGTGAAGAAGCACTTGATGTTGCAAAAAAGCTCTATCGTGGTAAAGACCTTGATAAAGTTGCCAGCAACACCATTAATTATGGCCACATCATTGATCCGGATACCAACGAAGAGGTCGATGAAGTAATGCTCTCCGTGATGAGAGCCCCTCACACTTATACTGAAGAGGATATTGTTGAAATTAACTGTCATGGTGGGATTGTTGCCACCAATCGGATTCTTCAGTTGGCACTGAGTCACGGTGCCAGAATGGCCGAGCCTGGTGAGTTTACCAAACGGGCATTTCTCAACGGCCGAATTGATTTGTCACAGTCTGAAGCCGTCATGGATCTGATTGAAGCCAAAACTGACCGTTCAATGAAAGCGGCGATTAATCAATTGGATGGTAATCTATCGCATTTGATTAAACATTTACGCCAAGATATTCTCGACGTGCTTGCCCAAGTAGAAGTCAACATCGACTATCCTGAGTACGATGATGTTGAAACCATGACTAGTAAATTGTTGCGGGAAAAGGCGACCGATGTCCATGCGCGAATTGTGCAACTGCTGAAGACTGCCAAACAAGGCAAGATCTTACGAGAAGGTTTGGCCACTTCGATTATTGGTCGGCCCAACGTCGGTAAGTCCAGTTTGTTGAACAATTTACTTCATGAAGACAAGGCAATCGTGACCGATGTGCCCGGTACTACCAGAGATGTCCTTGAAGAATATGTCAATGTCCACGGCGTGCCATTAAAATTGGTTGATACGGCCGGAATTCGCGATACGACTGACAAAGTTGAAAAAATCGGTGTTGATCGTTCCAGAAAAGCCATTAATAGTGCCGATTTGGTGCTGCTGGTGCTTAACGCCAGTGAGCCATTAACCGATGAGGACAAAAAGTTATTGAGTGCCACTCAAGACAAACAGCGGATCATCATCCTCAATAAGACTGATTTACCAACCAAAATTGATCAAGACCAAATTAAGTCTCTAGCTGACGGCCAGAACGTTATTTCGACTTCAGCGATTAAGGCAGACGGGTTGACGCAGCTGGAAGAATTGATTGCCAAGATGTTCTTTGATGAAGGAATTGAAAGCAGTCAAAACGACATTATGGTCACCAATGCCCGCCACATCGGTCTGTTAAATCAAGCCAAACAGGCTTTGGAAGACGTTGTCAAAGGATTGGATGATGGCATGCCGGTTGATTTGGTTCAAATTGACATGACTCGCTGCTGGGATTTCTTAGGTGAGATTACCGGCGACAGTTACCAAGATGAGTTAATTGATCAGTTATTCAGTCAATTCTGTTTAGGAAAATAACCTGTTTCACGTGAAACATTTGGAGGAAAAACAGTGAAAAGTTTACGAGTTAGCGATGTTAAACAAAAATATCGCGGCCAAGATTATGATGTCATTGTCGTCGGCGCCGGTCATGCAGGCTGTGAAGCGGCTTTGGCTGCCGCCAGAATGGGCAACAAGACCCTCTTGCTGACCATTAATTTGGATATGGTGGCATTTATGCCATGTAATCCATCCGTTGGTGGCCCTGCCAAAGGGACAGTTGTCCGCGAAGTTGATGCTTTAGGCGGCGAAATGGGCAAGAATATTGATAAGACATACATCCAAATGCGGATGTTGAACACCGGTAAAGGACCAGCAGTTCAAGCGTTGCGTGCACAAGCTGATAAACATGCCTATCACGCCGAGATGAAACATACGATTGAAAAAGAACCCAATTTGACTTTGCGTCAGGGAATTGTTGATTCCTTGATTGTTGAAGACGGTGTTTGTAAAGGGGTTATCACCAATACTGGCGCTGAGTGTTATGCCAAGGCAGTTGTCATCGCTGCCGGAACCGCTGCTCGTGGAAAGATTATCATTGGCGAGTTGATGTACGCTTCTGGACCTAACAACTCACAACCGGCTGAAAAACTTTCAGGCAACTTGGAAGCGCTCGGTTTTGATTTGGAGCGTTTCAAGACTGGAACCCCACCGCGAGTTGACGGGACAACGATTGACTACTCCAAGACAGAGGAACAACCTGGCGATGAGAAACCGCACCACTTTAGTTTTGAATCTTCTGATGAGAACTACCTGGCAGTCAAAGACCAGCTATCCTGCTGGTTGACCTACACGAATGAAACGACCCACAAGATTATCCGCGATAATCTTGATCGGGCACCAATGTTTACTGGTGTTATCGAGGGAGTCGGTCCCCGTTATTGCCCATCAATTGAGGATAAAGTGGTTCGTTTCGCTGACAAGAGCCGCCACCAACTATTTTTGGAGCCTGAAGGCAGAAAAACCGAGGAATGGTATGTCGATGGCCTGTCAACTTCGATGCCCGAAGAGGTCCAGCAAAAAATGATTCATTCAATCGTCGGCATGGAAAATGCCCAGATGATGCGGCCCGGCTACGCAATCGAATACGATATCGTTGCACCCTATCAACTGAAGCCGACTTTGGAAACCAAAGTTGTCAAAAACCTCTTTACAGCCGGTCAAACCAATGGAACATCAGGCTATGAAGAAGCTGCCGGTCAAGGGCTGATTGCCGGCATCAACGCTGGTCGTCGCGCACTTGGCAAAGGGCCATTTGTCTTAAAACGGAACGAAGCATACATCGGCGTCATGATTGATGATTTGGTTACCAAAGGGACCAAAGAACCATACCGTTTGTTAACCAGCCGAGCAGAATATCGTTTATTGTTGCGGACTGACAATGCCGACATGCGTCTGACAGAAAAAGGCCACGAGATTGGCTTAATTTCTGACGAGCGCTACGCTAAGTTCTTAGCTAAGAAAAAGGCCATTGAAGCTGAATTTGATCGTTTGAACACCATTCGGATTAAGCCGTCAGATGAAGTGAACCAGTTTGTTCAGGAACACGGTGACAAACCGTTGCAAGACGGGGTACTGGCATCAATCTTTCTGCGCCGACCATACGTCGATTACCAGACATTGATGCGGTTCATTCCCCAAGCAGAGACAAAGCCTGATCGTCACGTGATCGAGCAAATTGAAATTCAGACCAAATATGCCGGCTATATCAAGAAAGCCGAGCAAAGTGTTGAAAAGATGAAGCGGATGGAAGCTAAAAAGATTCCAGACCGGATTGATTACGATGCAATTGATGGCATCGCTACCGAAGCCCGTCAGAAACTGCAGAAAATTCATCCTGAGACAATTGCCCAAGCATCCCGAATTAGTGGTGTGAACCCTGCCGATATCGCGATTTTGAGCGTTTATATTCAACAGGGGAAGATTAGTAAGCTGGCTGAGTAGTTTTAAAGTCTAATGAACCGCTCTACCACTTTGGCTGCCGGTTCTTAAATATGATCATTTAGTCAACAGCACAATAAAAACGGCTGAGAGCAAATTTTGCTCCCAGCCGTTTTTATTAACTGAGTGAGCGTTGCCTATTATGAATAGTACTGAAAAGAAATAAACTCAACCCCATACATCCCATAATTGCCACTGACATTGGCAGATAGGTCCCAGTCCCCATCAATCCGACCAACGGTGACATGATCCCGCCAATTGCATTTTGCGACAAGCCCAACATTGCTGAAAGACCACCGTTGTTATGTAATGTCAGGTTCATGATAATTGAAGTGGTTAATGTAAATAACATTCCAAATTGAGTAACCGTTAAGAACACTAAGATGATCACCAGCAGGAGATTGTTCAAGAATAAGGCGCTCAATGTTAGTAAAACAGAGGTTATAAAGGTGGATGTCAAAATAACTTTGGTTTGACCAGCTTCACTAAAGTGTCCCGCCAAGGCCCCTGGAATGACTGAGCCAATGGCGATCCCGATGCCATTCAATGCGTAGAGTAGGCTGAAGTTTTGAACTGACATGTGGAAGAAGTTCTGGAATACAAATGATGAAGCAGAAATATAGCTGAATAGACCACCGGAGACCAATCCAGTTGCCAGTACCAGGCGGACAAAGCGCGAGTTTTTCAATAACTTAAACATTTGGCCAATTGATTTCCCCGGACTGCCAGAAATTCGTTTCTCTTGAGGTAAGGTTTCCTTAATTCCCAGCCAGAGTGCCAGGACTAAGACAAATCCAATGACTGCTAACAGGATGAAAATTCCCTGCCACTCGACATAGCGGATCATAAAGCCGCCAATGACTGGTGAGATGACCGGGAAGATCCCATTGACCGCTGATAGCATCGAGTAAAATTTGGTTAGCAGAGGCCCTGAGAACATATCTGAAGCGATTGCCCGGGAGAGCACCTGCCCACTTGCCCCAGCCAGACCCTGAATGAACCTTAAGCCGATCAGCAGATAAACTGAACTGCTGTAGGCGATCATCAAGGATACCAGACCAAAGATGAAAAACCCGATCATCAACGGCTTCTTGCGCCCATATTTGTCACTTAATGGTCCAGAAATCAGCTGCCCCAGGGCTAACCCGATGAGACAGGCACTTAGGCTCAGCTGAATGAGTGAAGGCTGGGCGGATAGGTCACGGGTCATTTCGGGAAGGGCCGGTAAATACAGATCGATTGACAGCGGTCCGGTTGCACTGATCGTTCCCAGAATAAAGATCAGCCAAATTTTATTTCCTAGTTTTAGGTTTGTGTTCATGTTGTTACCTCTATTTCACGGTTCTTCGTCAACTGTTGTTGGTGAACAAAATATTGGAGTTCTAATCACTTGGTGATTAGGGCTCTTTTTGTATGAACTCGAAAAGCGAACAGCACTCTTAGCCGGAATCTGAAGAAGTTTCGGTAACCAAATCCAGTGCGCTTAATGACTTTAATCTTGTTGTTTGAACCTTCTAATGGCCCGTTGGTGTAGTGGTGGGTGAAAGTGTTGCCAATTTCATCATGATGAGCCGCCAAGGTTTGGAGGGCTGCCAACATCTCTTCCGAGCACCCCTGCAGGTGGTGAAAGGCTTGATTATAGTTGGGCCAGTCGCGGTTTTTGATGGTTTCACGTAACCGATTCATCACGTCGTAAGTTTGCTTGAGCTCGGGATCAATGTCCAGTAAAGCATCAACCACATCCGTGGCAGTTGCCGGATAAGGGAAGTTTGTCCACTTACGGAAAGCCTCGTAGTTAAGGTGATTGGCCGGCGTTAATAATAGTTTCCAATAGCGTTTCAAGGCGTGATACTGGCGTGAGGAAGTGGCCAGGGTTTTCATGAGACGCACTCGCGTCTTATTAAAAGCCCGGTTTAAAGCGTTAACCAGGTGGAAGGGATCGATGACAACGATGGCGTTCGGGAAGATCTGCCCAACCAATTTGGGATAGGTATAGTTCATATCGGTAACGATAATTTTCACATTTTCTCGCGCGGCTTGGTCATAATGTTGGAAGTACTTTTGAAGCTGATAGATGGTTCTAAAGGGCAACAGGTCAATCAATTCGTGGGTTTCCGCGTCCATAAATTCAAAGCTCATCGCGTCGGTGGCGCTCTTAGTACTTTTAACTTCGTCCATGAGGAGAACTTTGGGTAAGTAGTGCCAGTTGGTTTGAAAGTCGTGTTCAGCGCGCAAGAGCTGCCGACCAACGAATGAATCCGAAGTGGACAATTCATTGGCAATGTGTTTGAGGCTCACTGGTTCCGTTAACTTCTCTAAACATTGTTTCCGGGTTGTATTTGAAATCGTGCAGTGCTTCGGCACTGCACTCGTCTGCGCCAGGAAGTTGGTATGACAAGCCTTACAGTGAAAGTTTCGCCGATTGAGGCATAGGATAACCGTGCTGCCCAATGTTTTAGCGAATCTAATGGTGGTCTTCCGCCAACCATAGCCAATGATCTGGTGATCATTAATAACCCCACAATTGCGGCAGGCCTTGGGAGAATAGTTCAGTGATCCATTTAATCTGATTACCCCATCATCACCTATTTTGCCATTCTCAATTTTTAAGTGTTCATCATCTATTCCTAACAACATTTTCGTAGTATCATTTGACATAGGGCATTTCCTTCTTTCTCTAAAATCTTCGTGGTTGTTGGTTTTGATGAACGGACAGGAAATGTCCGCTTTTTTTATTCTAATGAAAAACAAAAAATCTGTCATCAGTAATAGATAAAAATCTATTACCAACAACAGATATTGTAGAGCCTATTTCACAAGCGGAGTCATACAAATTATGATACAGTTTGATTGCAATATGAGCAATAAATTAGGGTTCTGTTAATTAAGCGCGAAAAAGTTGTTCTGGCGGGTAAATGTGATAAAATTAATATCGATTGTGTAAGCTAATCGTTATGGATAGTATGCATAGCTAATTGTGTTGTTCACAAAGGAGCTTAAGATGAAAGTATTTAAAGAAATTATGAGCTGGGTAATCCCCATCTTGGTTGGGCTGCTGGTTGCCCTATTGATTCGCCAGTTTGTCTTCACGTTCGCCCGGGTGGATGGTCCTTCGATGGAACCCAATCTCGTTAATAAAGAGCGCTTGATTGTTTGGCGGCATGCCAAGATTAAGCATCTGAGCGTCATCGTTTTTGATGCCCATGGTGAAGATCCAACGGCTACCAAGCCTAAAACCGACTATGTTAAGCGGGTGATCGGCCTACCTGGCGATACCGTCTCCAGTAAGAACGGCAATATCTACGTGAATGGAAAAGCTGTTCCCCAGAAGTTCATTAGCATGAGCGAACGGACGACTGGAACCGGCAATTGGAATTTGAAATCATTATCCAAGAGCTGGGACAAAAATACCAATGCCACCAAGGTTCCCAAGGGTGAGTATTTCGTCCTTGGTGACCATCGAAGCGTCTCAAATGACGGTCGTTATTGGGGCTTTGTTCCAAAGAAGAAGATTACCGGCGTAGCAAAGACCTTCTTCTGGGAAACCAACAAGACCAAACGAACTAACGTTAACAGTCTAGGCTATTAACGATAACTTAAAAATCTCACTAAAAGATTAATTACGCAATCTTTTCGTGAGATTTTTTATTCATTGTAGGAAATAATATGCGGCGTGTCGGTCACGTCCAGCTGGGTAATGCTACCGTTACGGGGCTGCTTAACAACTGTTGCATCATCAGTATATAAAGTCGCCAGGTTTCTCAGAAAAGTTCCATGTGAAACAACCAAGGCGTTCTGACCGTCTGTCAGTTCAGATTGAATATGTTCGACTGCACTGTTGATTCGACTCTCGAGGTGAGCAGAAGTCTCGGCTTTGTGAAATGGATCGGCGGCATGCATGAAATCACGCATTTTGAGGAGGCCATATTCTTCGATCAAGTCCTCTTGATTACGATGTCCCAGCGGTCCGCCAATCATGTTCCATGTTTGGATACTGTCGATTCCCTCAAATGAGCCAAAGTAAATTTCGCGAACGTCCAGGGACACTTCTCGAGAAACGCCACCCGAAGCATGATTATTTGCCAGAATAATGTCTAAAGTATGAATCGCCCGCATCATATCGGAACTGATTGCCAAATCAAAATGGACATCAGCAAGTTTTTCCCCAGTTGCCTTTGCCTGGGACTCGCCCTTTTGAGTCAATGGTGAGTCCACCCAGCCTTGCATCCGCCGAAATTGATTGAGTAACGTTTGACCATGGCGCACAAAATAAATGGTTTTCATGTTGAATCCTTTCAAATGTTTTCTGTATCCAATTATATAAGAAATCTTGATAAACAACACCCCTATCTAATCGTTTCTGGAACTTCACAATTTCGTCACACTTATTTAAGGCTGAGTTAAGTTGGCAACCATAATATAAAGACAATCAATTTTGAAAGATAAATTGGTTTACAAGTGAATTTACTCCTCCAAAGTATAAAACTTGATTATCTTACGTCTCCCCCAAGAAGTAAGATCCCCTCTAATATGAATATGATTTGTAGCAACGCCTGGGCCTTAGTACCGGGCGTTTTTTGTGGTTTGCCCACAATTGGGATTATAATAAAGATAATATTGAAACGATTGGAGTCAGTAAAATGGATCATCAATTAACCAGGTTGAGCAAGCGTCTGTCGTACGTCCTCAGACACCATCCGGACAAAATTGGCATCCAGTTGGATCGATATGGACGAGTGGACTTACAAACCCTCATCCAAAAATTTAACCAGCACTTTGGGACACCAATTAGTGAGAAAATCATTCGAGAAATTATGAAAGATAGCGACAAACAACGTTATGCGATTGAAGGTCACACGATTAGGGCGCTATACG
Above is a genomic segment from Lentilactobacillus buchneri containing:
- a CDS encoding histidine phosphatase family protein, with protein sequence MKTIYFVRHGQTLLNQFRRMQGWVDSPLTQKGESQAKATGEKLADVHFDLAISSDMMRAIHTLDIILANNHASGGVSREVSLDVREIYFGSFEGIDSIQTWNMIGGPLGHRNQEDLIEEYGLLKMRDFMHAADPFHKAETSAHLESRINSAVEHIQSELTDGQNALVVSHGTFLRNLATLYTDDATVVKQPRNGSITQLDVTDTPHIISYNE